A genome region from Eurosta solidaginis isolate ZX-2024a chromosome 2, ASM4086904v1, whole genome shotgun sequence includes the following:
- the LOC137240266 gene encoding E3 ubiquitin-protein ligase highwire-like isoform X6 produces the protein MDPHYNVLWVHDGGVGKLQCCNVLASACHMWLESNSSIFRAILSPELALPNKLDVRISRAQASLNLLACLDILTSAQDAKPACF, from the exons ATGGATCCTCACTATAATGTATTGTGGGTGCATGATGGTGGCGTTGGAAAATTGCAATGTTGCAATGTATTAGCTAGTGCTTGCCACATGTGGTTGGAGTCG AATTCATCGATTTTTCGTGCCATTTTATCACCGGAACTAGCATTACCGAATAAGTTGGATGTGCGTATATCACGTGCACAAGCTTCATTGAATTTATTGGCCTGCTTGGATATTCTTACGTCGGCACAAGATGCAAA ACCTGCTTGCTTTTAG
- the LOC137240266 gene encoding E3 ubiquitin-protein ligase highwire-like isoform X5, translating to MDPHYNVLWVHDGGVGKLQCCNVLASACHMWLESNSSIFRAILSPELALPNKLDVRISRAQASLNLLACLDILTSAQDAKKQRPNNKIKPRKR from the exons ATGGATCCTCACTATAATGTATTGTGGGTGCATGATGGTGGCGTTGGAAAATTGCAATGTTGCAATGTATTAGCTAGTGCTTGCCACATGTGGTTGGAGTCG AATTCATCGATTTTTCGTGCCATTTTATCACCGGAACTAGCATTACCGAATAAGTTGGATGTGCGTATATCACGTGCACAAGCTTCATTGAATTTATTGGCCTGCTTGGATATTCTTACGTCGGCACAAGATGCAAA GAAGCAGCGCCcaaataacaaaatcaaaccaAGGAAGCGTTGA